TACTTGGAAATCTTAAAAAAATAACTTTCTTCCTGGAGCAGTTCCACCGGACGTCCGCAGTCGGGACAATTGCCCTCCTCCAGCCTGCTTTCCACCCAAAAAGCTTCACAGGGTGTACAGTACCAGCCTTCGTAGCTGGCCTTGTAGATATCCCCCTGGTCGTATAATCTCTGAAAGAATTCGGAGACCACCTTTTTGTGACGCGGTTCAGTTGTGCGAATAAAATCATCGTAACTCACTTCCAGGCTACCCCACAGGCTCTTAAAGCCGGCTACGATTTTATCAACGTATTCCTGAGGGGTCTCACCACGTGATTTGGCCGCCCGCTCAATCTTCTGGCCGTGTTCATCCGAGCCGGTAAGAAAATACGTATCCCACCCGGTGAGCTTCTTGAACCGGCTCATGGTGTCTGCAGCCACCGTGGTATAAGCATGCCCGATATGCAGGTTGTCGCTGGGGTAGTAAATCGGGGTAGTAATGTAAAACGTGCCCTTGCTCATAATCTTATTCCTCCTTTGTTTAAGCTATCGAAGTAGACATTATTTTTTTCTTATTTTGGTCGTAAGTCGTAAGGCGTAGGGCGTAAAAAGAATGCCTTCTTTTGTTTGATACTTGAATCTGAAAAATGTTGCAGCTAAAAAGACCCGAAAGAATGCAGTATATACCTACGCCCTCGACCCATTTAAGCATGAAGGGAAAATTTTTAGTTGTGGCAGAATAAATACAAGAGCTTGTACGACAAGTGCTTCTTTGGTTCACGCATACAAATCTTTGACACATAAGGAATACAGAATATACCCACGTCTCACGTCCCACGACCCAAGACTAACATATACCTACGCCCTACGACAGTTTGATAATACGCCACAACCTCCTCTTACCAGAAAAAGTTTCAGTAAACAAAAACACTCCCTCCTTGTTACCAAGGGGCGGAGTGTTAATTACCCGCGGTACCACCCTTTTTTACCGGCTTCTCACGAAGCGGCCTTTCAAGGTACGGGGAAGATCGTTCCCGATACCCAAGCCTGGTAACGGCGCTAATCCCGTCGCGACCTACTGTAAGTTCAGACGCGCAGCTCCAGGGCCATGTTCAGCCGTCCTTTCCCCGCGGGTTTCCACCCAACCCCGCTCTCTGTCGGGTACTAATACCAGCTTACTCTTCCCCTTCTCAGCCTTTTTGAAGCATTTAAGAAAGCCAACAAACTGATTTTAATCCAAGGGAATCTGATTTGTCAAGTTTTCGACAATCAGGAAAAAAAGTAGTTGATTAGTAAATAAATGTGTTGACTTTTACTGGAATCGTTGGTACCATTTAGTTGTAAGAAATTTAAACATTATGTCGAATTTTGTAGAGGAGGGATAGCATGAAATCGACAGGGATTGTCAGAAAGGTGGACGAGCTCGGCAGAGTGGTCATTCCCATTGAATTGCGGCGGACGCTGGGAATTGACGAAAAAGACCCTCTGGAAATCTACGTAGATAATGAGAAGATTATCTTGAAAAAGTACGAGCCGGCCTGCGTCTTCTGCGGCAACGCTTCGGATGTCCAACACTACCGCGGCAAAATGGTATGCCGTGAGTGTGCTCTGGCCATGATTGAAAACGCTCAAGCAATGTAATTTGCAGTAATAAGAGGGACGAAAGTCTCTCATTTTTTTACTCAAGTTTCTTTCTCAAGTACCGCCTGGTAGACCTCCCGCCTGGAAATACCACGCAAACGGGCAACTTCCCTGAGGGCATCCTTGCGGCCGGCTCCTTTTGCCTCGATTAGGGCTACATGATCGGCAGGACTCAAGTGAAGCCACTCCGGCTCATTTTTTGCCGGGCTTTCGGCGCCGGCGCCGTCAACAACCAGGGTAAACTCGCCTCGCGGTTCCTTTTCCCTGAAATGCTCCACTAGTTCGGCCAGCGAACCCCGGATAATTTCTTCATGCAGCTTGGTCAGTTCCCTGGCTGCCGCTGCCGCCCGGTGGCCAAGGACCTCATACAGGTCAGCCAATGTCGCCCGCAAGCGGTGCGGCGCCTCATAGAAAATAAGAGTACCCTGTTGGGGCTGAAGTTCCCTTAATTTTTCGCGCCTCGCTTTGGCGGAGCTTGGTAAAAATCCAATAAAAATAAAGCTTTCCGTAGGAAGGCCGGAGACCACCAGGGCTGTAATAGCGGCGCTTGGCCCTGGTATCGCAGTAACCCCACACCCTTCCCGCAGGGCTAACCCGACCAGTTCCGACCCCTGGTCCGACACTCCCGGCATACCGGCGTCGGAAACCAGGGCAATATTTTTGCCGGAGCGTAGCAGGTCCAATAGGACCGGCCCCTTGGCGCGCATATTATGGCGGTGGTAGCTGGTAAGCCCGGTATGAATATCATAGCGGCTCAAAAGTTTCCGGGTGTGACGCGTATCTTCCGCGGCAATCAGGTCGACCTCCCGCAACACCCGCAGGGCGCGCATCGTAATGTCCTCCAGGTTGCCGATAGGCGTCGCGCACAGGTAAAGCATCCCTTTTTGCCCTTCTGTCACAGTGTTTCACCTCACCGGCTGGTTTAAAAGCTCCTCAAAAGACATCCTGCGCACCCACATTATAAGGCCAGTGGAATTATATTTCCACGCTGTCTTTTAGAAAATTAAGAGTTGCTCTCTTCAACCTTTTTGCCGGTTGAGGGCTCCGCTTCCTTGCGCAAAAAGGCCATACAAAAAAGGCACTCTCCAGACCTCCTGCGGCCGAAATAAAGGTTGCAGATATGGAACGCCTGGTCGTACAGTTCAAGGAGGTTCGAAAAGGCTACGCCGGACTTGCCTTCAGCCTCACTTGCCGCGCCGTTTACCAGATCCGCGCGGTAAAAGGCGGCCAGTTCATTCCTGAGCCGGGAGTTTTCCTCATCCGCTTCCCGGATTTCATGTTTCAATTCCTGCATTTCAGCAAGCAGGGAATGTAGTTTTGCTTCCATTTCTTTAATGCGTTTGAACAGGCCCTGCACTAAACTGTCTCCTCGTTTGATTGCCGGGGGCATTCTTTCTTATAGCCTTTGCACATTTTGGCCTGGCCATCTTTACATACAATTTCTTCACAGGGATATTCTTTGATGATTTTACTTTCCTTCAGTTCCACACTGACGTACTTTTTAAATATATTTATACCGACTACCTTACCCTCCCCATCAGGGGTAGTAACCCAGCTGCCGGGATCAGGAAATTCTCCTCTGGCATGCTCGTAAGACTCGTTTTCGTATTTCAGGCAGCACATCAGCCTGCCGCAGATGCCGGAAATTTTGGTGGGATTAAGGGAAAGATTTTGCTCCTTGGCCATCCTGATGGAGACGGAAGCAAAATCGGAAAGCCAGGTGGCGCAGCAGAGCTCACGCCCGCAACAGCCAAGCCCGCCCACCAGTTTGGCTTCGTCCCGGACCCCAATCTGCCTTAGTTCAATCCTGGTCCGGAACACCGCAGCCAGGTCCTTTACCAGTTCACGAAAGTCAATACGCCCTTCCGCGGTAAAATAAAAAATGATTTTGTTACCGTCAAAGGTCTGCTCAACCCCCACCAGTTTCATAGGCAACTTATGGAATGCAATCTTCTCCAGACCCACCTGGAAAGCCCTGCATTCTTTTTCTTTGTTAGCGGCAAGTTGCTGGTAATCCTCAACGGTAGCTTTACGGATTACCTTTTTGAGCGGAGCCACCACTTCATCCTCATTAACTTGCAAAGGGCCCGCCACCACGTCCCCGTACTCGACACCTCTGGCAGTTTCCACAATTACCCCTTCTCCCATGGTCAGCGGGAGGTCACCGGGGTCAAAATAGTATATCTTACCGGCCTTTTTAAAGCGAATACCGACCACGATTAATTCCACTAAACGATTCCCTCCTCTACTCCGGTTGTTAAGCCCGGAGCCCTTCCTGCCAGATGCAAAAATAGTATATCCAGGGCCAACCGGGTATTGGCGTTGGCCTCAATTTTTTTTCTGGTAGTTTCTATCTCTTCTAGTATCTCCAAGAGACGCCCGGTTTCAAAGCTTCCCGCCTCCTTTTCCATGATATCAATATGGTCTAAATGATATAAAAGCCCTGTTTCTCCAGTTAATTTAAAGACCAGCAGGTCGCGGTACCAGCATTTTAGGATCTCCAGGATAGCGCTTACTTTCTCTTTTTGCTCTGCGATTTGTCCCGCCATCACCAGCGCCTCGTGGGGAGCGGCTCCGTCCAGGTCATGCGCCAGACGGATCGCGAGGCTTTGCTCCGCCTGGAATGTCCCGGCCGCGTAAGCCAGCGCTTTACCCATGCTGCCGCCGGCCATCGCAGCGGTCAGACCCGCTTTAACCGGGTCCAGACCGTGCAGGGCAACCAGCCCTCCGGTCAGCTCCGGCAGGGGTATGCTTTTGAATGAGCACATCTGGCAGCGGGACAAAATGGTCGGAAGCAGGGACTGCGGCTGGTCGGAAACCAGGATCATGACTGTACCGCCGGGCGGCTCCTCCAGCGTCTTCAGCAGGCAATTGGAGGCATCCGCGGTCATTAGCTCGGCCTGATTAATCAAAAACACCTTACGTCCGCCCTGGTAGGACCTGTAGGGGATCCGGCGCAGCATGCCGCGCACCTGTTCAATCTTGATGGACGCTCCTGAGGGCTGTAACGTATAAAGGTCGGGATGGTTATGGTTCGCCGCCTGCCGGCAGGTACGGCAGACCCCGCAGGCGTCCCCGGCCGCCGGTTGAGAACAGAGCAGCGCCCGCGCAAAAGCCCGGGCCGTTGTTTTCTTACCCACCCCCGCGGGGCCGGCAAAGAGGTAGGCATGGACAACATGGCCGCTGGAAACAGCGTTCATCAGAGTTTGGACTATCTGTTGATGGCCGGCTATCTCCCGCAGAAACCTCATCCCAAAATTTCCTCCACAACCCCAATGATATCGTGATGGACCTGCTCTATGGTACGGTTGGCGTCAATGACACGGTAACGGTCGGGGTCGCGCCCGGCCAGCGTCAGGTAACCGGCCCGGACTTTACGGTGAAAAACACGGTCCTCCTGTTCTATACGGTCCGCACCCCGGCCTGACCCCGTAATCCTCTCCATACCGGTATCACAAAGAAAATCCAAGAGCAGTACCAGGTCGGGCTTCAGTCCGGCCGTTGCCGTCTCGTTCAGCTTTTCTAACTGCCCGACGTCTAAACCCCTGCCAAACCCCTGGTAGGCCAGACTGGAGTCGAGAAAGCGGTCGCACAACACTATTTTTCCTTCCTGCAAGGCGGGCAAAATCACCTGCGCCACGTGCTGCGCCCGGGCGGCGGCATAAAGGAGGGCTTCGGCGACGGGGACCAGTTCGCTATGTTGCGGGTTGAGCAGCAACTCACGGACAGTCTCCCCAATTCTTGTCCCCCCCGGTTCCCTGGTGTACAGCACCGGGCAACCCCGGGCGGACAGTTTATCACCCAAAAGCTTTAGCTGGGTGGTCTTGCCGGAGCCGTCGATACCTTCAAAAACTAAAAACTTTCCCTTCATGCTAAAGCACCTCAAAATTTGGTCGTAGGTCGTAAGGCGTAGGTCGTAAGGTGTATACTGCATTCCTCTTAGTCGCATGTCGTGATACGTGGATGTATTCTGTATTCCTACAGTAAACAAAAACTGATTGTTAATCACAACAGTGAAAATATGCAATCATATAGTATTACCTGACTGGTGTAGTGTAGGTGCGATTTCAATCGCACAACGGGGCGTTAGCGCCGTACTTGGGCATCTAATGTAGCTTTTGTGCGAATGAATTCGCACCTACATCCGAGCAATATAGCAGAAGCCGAAATAATTTTTGGAGCAGCGAAACGCTAATTAAGCTATTAAGTCGCTCAATTTAAGCGCTTGTCGTACAGGCTCTTGTAGTTATTCTACCACAACACTGATTGTTTTCAGCGTTGGATCGGCCGGGCCGTGGCAGGGCAGTGCCATTTTTCTGACTGCCGTCAGGTAGTTGATAACATCCACGGTGATTTCCTCACCCGGGTTTACAGCCGGAATGCCGGGCGGGTACACAGCGATTGTCTCTGCTGAGATCCTTCCCCTGGCTTCATCAAGAGGCACCTGACGGAATTTTGCAAACCAGGCCTCGCGTGGTTTCATCAACACAATAAAACTGTCCGGCGGGGCAACGAACGGGATGGGTTCTGTCTTGCGCTCCCTGAAGGAGATGTCCTCCATGGCGCGGGCCAGTCCTTCACAGTCGGCCCGGACGGCGCCAATTGAGACAATAGCCACCACATGGGCGGAATCAGCCATTTCAACGTAAACACGGTAGCGTTCCGCCAGCATCTGCTGCACCTGGTAGCCGGACAACCCCAGCCTGCGCACTGAAATCACCAGCCTGGTCGGATCCAGGCTTGAGCCTTCGGGCAGGCGCTCCGGGGACAAAACACTCAAACCATCGATAATTGACAAGCGCTGGCGCAAGCCATAGGCCAGTTCCAGAGCCTGGTCCAGCAGTCCTTTCCCCCGCAGCGCCAGCTGCCGGCGGGCCAAATCAAGAGAAGCCATGAGCAGGTAGGACGGGCTGGTGGTTTGCAGCAGGCGCAGAGCTGCCGCGACACCCTGCTGCTCAATTCGTTGTCCTTGCAGGTGCAGAACTGAACTTTGGGTTAGTGAACCGCCCAGCTTGTGGGTACTCTGGACGGCAGCGTCCGCGCCGCAAGCCATGGCATCCTCCGGCAAGGCCGGGTGAAAGCGCAGGTGGGCGCCATGCGCTTCATCTACCAGGAGCGGCTTGTCCACCCTGTGAGCAGCTTCAGCATAACCCTGCAAATCTCCGGTGACTCCGTAATAGTTGGGACTTACCGCCAGGACGGCGGCGGCTGCCGGGTTATTTTCCAACGCCGCCCGGATTGCGGCGGGTGCAACGCCGCAATCCAGACCGAATTCAGGCATAAGCTCCGGTGTGACGTAAACCGGGTCGGCGCCGGCCAGAACCAGACCGCCCAGGACCGAGCGGTGGGCATTTCTCGGTACAACTACCTGTTTCTCACCCGCAGTTGCCACAAGCAGGGCATGAATGCCGGCGCTTGTACCGTTAACCAGGAAGAAACTGCGGTCTGCTCCGTAAAGGCCGGCAGCCAGTTCCTGGGCCAGGCGGATGGGCCCGCTCGGGCTGTGCAGGTCATCCAAACCAGGCAGCTCGGTCAAATCAAGGGAAAAAAGGGCTTTATTGTCCAGGGACATGAGACCTTCCGGAATGCATCGGCCCTGCCTGTGTCCAGGTATATGGAGATTGCACGTATTTTTTTCATTATGCCTGCAGAGCGCCTCAAAAAGAGGAGCCTGTCCTTGCCTTTCAGACAAAAAACTGCCTCCGGAACAAAATAAATAAAAACAAAAAAAAATTAAATACAAGTTTTACTAATCTTTAATTATATCATAGAAGTCACATTATTACCAACGCCATCCTGCAATTTTGCCATTAGTTTAACCTTATAGATAACAGAGCGCATGGTCACAATAAGAAAAACATTACTATACGTAAAGGAGTGATACCGGGTGGCAGAACAACAGTCCTGGAAGGTAGATGAAAAGACTCTGTCCAAAAAATACGGCACCGACGTTAAGAAACTGATCAGGGCCTGGAAAAGGGGCTTTACAGATCAGGATATTGCTGTAAAGACCGGTATCAGGCCCACCACCTTATATATGATCAAGCAAGACCTGGAATTGGCGCACAGGCGCATCCGCCTGGCCCAAAAAAAACAGGCGCTGACCCAAGCTCAGACATTGGTTGGCCAGCACCAGATTTTTTTCAATCCCCACTTGTAGTAGTCATAGTCCGGATCGCCCCTGTCAAGGACAATGATTCTACGCTCACACTCGTTGCAGATATAGCGACCCTTAACCATGAGTCCTTCGAATGCAGTCAACTGGGGACGCCGGCATAATATACATGTGGGAGATGCGACTGCCACTTTATTTCACCACCGCTTAAATCACCTTTTCATATTAAATATGAACGCCACGGCTAATGGGTGAAAGGCGGTTTTTTCCTTTTCTCAATACTTATAGCGCAATCCGGGCATACCTCCTGGCATATACCACAGGCGATACACGCATCACTCGACTCAATAGTCGGCGTCCCATAAACTCCTAACACATCGGACCAGTTCAGACACTTTTTTGGGCATTTTTCAATGCATAGCCCGCAACCCTTGCAAAGGCCCGGGAAAAGTGTAAAATTTCCTTTTGTTAATTCCTGTGTTTTTGGTTGGAATTGCAGTGTCATTTTTATGGTCCTCCTTAAGCATTGCTGACGGCCCGATTATTTTGATCAGATCGAACCAATTCCATGCCCCGTTCCAGGGCTCTGAAATTTAACTCCCTCAACTCAGGCTGTTTTTCAAACTTGTAACCAAGTTTTCTTTCAACAGCCTCTTTAATCCGTTCCAGTGAAATCACCCCGGTTGCTCCTACTACGGCGCCCATGATCAAAATGTTAAAAACACGGGGGTTCAGCTCCTGCTTGGCGACTTCTATAGCCGGAATGGGCAGCACCCTGGCGGCGTTGGCCGGCAGGTCTTCGTCTTTGACCTGGGTACTGCTTTCATAAACAAAAACGGTCTTAGGACCTACATATTGCCGGGTACGGTGTACCGCCCGGTCGCTTAAAGCCACTACGATATCCCCGGTTTGAAACTTGGGTGAACCAATCTGCTTGTCGCTAATCTGGACAAAGGCCACCGATACACCGCCCCGCTGCTCCACTCCGAAGTTTGGGATATAGAGAGCTTGTTTACCTTCCGCATTGGCAGCTTCCGCGATGATTTCCGCAACCGACTGGACCCCCTGGCCCCCCTCGCCTGCAAGTACCAATTTGGTTGTCCCGGTCATTAGCCCACCTCCCCCTGCACGGCGCCCGGCGCCTTGATTTCTCCCACTTTAAACTGCTTGGACATCTCGTTTTCGATAAAACTCCAGGTATCCTTGGCATTGGTACGCCAGTTGGTAGGACAGGAGGAAAGAGCCTCAACGAAGGAAAACCCGTTGCCGTTGATTTGGTTCTCCAGCGCTTTCTTTAACGCTGCCTTTAGCTGCCGTAGGTTGCCGATGCTGCTCCTGGCCACGTAAGCTCCGTCCGGTGTAATGGCGGATACCATCTCCGGCCCCTGCAGGGGATAACCGGTCACTTCGGGATCCCGCCCGTAAGGCGAGGTTTCGGTTTTCTGCCCCGGCAAGGTGGTGGGAGCCATCTGCCCCCCGGTCATGGCATATTGGGTGTTATTGGCCAGGATTGCCGTAATTTTTTCATTCCGGGCCGCCGCTGCGACCATATGCTGAGCGCCGATGGAATAACCGCCGCCGTCACCCATGTATGCGATGCAGATCAATTCCGGCCTGGCCCGTTTGATACCGGTCATAACCGGGATGGTCCGCCCGTGGTGGGTCTGGACCGAATCCAGGTTGAAGAAATCCCAGGATAAAAGTGAACAGCCAATATCACAGCCGAAGACCACTTTGTCGTGGATCTCCAGTTCATCAATAGCCTCTCCGAGAAATTTTAAAATAATACCGTGTCCGCATCCCGGGCAAAACTTATGGGGCTTGGTCTCCGCCCGCCAACTGCGGGGCATTTTTGGTTGTGGCGCCATGCAAGACTCTCCTTAAGGTGTCATATTAGTATGTTTTGAACTTTTTGTTTTCATCCTCTGCCGGGCCGCCTCAGAGGCTGTGGAACTAGCCAACTGAGGCCTTCCGCAACCTGGGTTTGCGCAGGCCGGTCTCCAGCAGTCCTTTAACCCTGACTTCAACTTCAGTAGCGGTAATACCGATCCCCGGCCGGAAAAGGTGAGTAATCTCAGCTGTGCCGCCGTAGGCAACCTCTTTAAAGAGCCTGGCCAACTGCCCGTAAGCTGACTCAACCACCAGAATTTTACTGACACCGGCTGAAAGCTCCTTGATTTGTTGCACCGGCAGGGGACGCAGGGTCACCGGCCGAAAATAACCCACCTTGTGTCCCTGCTCTCTCAGGTTGTTTACGGCCTCCCGTACCGCCCGGAAAACCACCCCGTGGCCGACCACCACAAGTTCCGCGTCATCCGTATTTTCAGCCTGGAATTCAGCAACCTCGGGCGCTATTCTTTCAAATTCAGCCATATCGTGGGATACCTTCTCGTAAAGCTCTTCTTCCAGGTTGTAGGTATTGCGGTGATGTGCCGGGGGCCGGTCACGCCCCGGTACACCCGCCAGCCCGACAAAGGCTTGCGGTTCGATAATTTGCACGCCTCGCTCTTCCGGCTTATACATGGTCAGGGGTTCACGCATTTTCGCCTGGTATCCATCACCAAGCACAAAAGTCGGAAAGCGGTATTTCCAGGCCGTGTTAAATGCTTTGATGGTGTAATCATACAGCTCCTGGTGGTTGGCTGTGGAATATACAATCCGCATCCCCTCACCGTTCCCGCCCAGGGTGGTGAGAGTTACCTCCTGCTGGGAATAAATCACCGTCGCCGTGGATGGACCGCCCCTCTGCTGGATTACCACCACGGTCGGCAAGCGCATCATCTCCGCCATCGACATGGGTTCCTGCATCAGCGTATTACCGGGCCCGGCTGTAGCCGTAAAAGCTTTGCGCCCTGCCATCACCCCGCCCACGGTGGTAAACCCTGCTGAAAGCTCGTCTTCAGTTTGCAGAAAGGTCTTATTATATTTTGGGGCCAGCCTGGTCCAGTAGTGCATGATTTCATTCTGGGGGGTGATCGGATAGCCGTACATAATGTCGGCTTTGGCCGCTATAGCCGCCCAGGCCACCACCTCGTTACCGGTCATAAAGACCCTTTTTTCTTCTTGAATTGTTTTCTCAGACATGTAAAAACCCCCTAGAGCATTGACAAGTTGAGCAAAGCGAGTTTTGCATTTTGCGTTTGTGTTAATGAATTCGCAAACACGTATCATATAGGCGTAAGGCGTAGGGCGTAAGGCGTTGGGCATAGGTATTATACTGCATTCCTTATGGGTCTTTATTATGGCCACATATCTCGAATCAATGTCAGAGTTATAACAAGGTTTCTCTTATTACGCCTTACGCCTTACGCCCTACGACGCTTTTTTTCACGGCCCATTACCAAAAGGCTTTTGACATCAGGCCGGCCAGCGGGCGAACGGGGTTACCCAGACAGTCCATGGAACCGATTTGCCCGGCGATCAAGGCCGGAGCCGTTGTAGCCACCACCGGCAGTCCGAGGGTTTTAGCAGCCCTGGTAATAAGACCGGCGCCTTCCTGGACTACCTCGACAGTGGTCTCATCGCCCAGGTGCGTATTGTTGATAAGGCCGTCCACCTTTCCCATTTCCCTCACGTGCTCGACAATTTGTTCCATCCCGGAGGTCATGGGACGTGAGGTATTTACAACACAGATTATGTTCAGAAACGGATCTTCGGCGGCCCCTTCCAAAAGCTTGAGCGTCTTACTGCCTTCCACCCCATAACCGATGTCCAGGATAATATCGCCTGGCCGCCGTAGCGCCCACCTGGCCGCAGGCTTAATCGTCACGCCGGCCTCACCCAAACCCAACGTCTCTTTGGCTTCCCAGGCGATCACTTCAACACCACGGGCCATAAGCTCTTTTTGAACAGGCCGCAAAGTATAGCAGGGCTCCACAAGATCGAGGTCGACCAGGGTTACCTTCCTGCCCAGGCCGGCCAGTTCCAGCGCCCGGCTTAAAGCTGCTTCGCTCTTTCCCGCGGCATACTCACCGATATACGCTTCGACTATGCGGTCTTTGTTTATTATGCTCAAAACTCCTTTTTTTAAGCTAAAATACCCATAAAAAAAGAACAGTATCAACTGTTCCCCAGGTTTCCGGCAAACCCGCGTTTATTATTTAACCATTCCCCAACTGAAATTCTTCTAAACTAAAAAATATTTTAAATTTTTAACCTATAAATAAAACATTTAACAAGACCAGGAGTACTACTCCAGGCAGCTGGAGTATACCGGCAGTCAGAATGGTCAAGGGATTAATGGCGATGTGAAAGCCCAAATAACCGAACACCGCGTTGATGGCCAAAAGCAATGCGACCCCCAGGACGGTCCAGGCTGTCAGCCGGATTAAAAATTTTAAAGGGCGGAACAGCGCGGTTCCCACCAGGTAGAGCCCGAATAACCCGGCCAGTCCGATAATCACATATTTCCATTCCAAACGGAGCACCCCCCTTGCTCCATTATATGGCCCGAAATGAAAATTATTCCTATTTCATCTCCTGCCTGCCTTCCAGCGCCCTGCCCAGAGTTACCTCATCGGCGTACTCCAAATCGGCTCCCACGGGCAGGCCGTGGGCGAGCCTGGTCACGCGGATGCCAAGCGGCCTGATCAGACCGGACAAATAGAGGGCCGTGGCGTCACCTTCCACATTGGGGTTGGTGGCCAGGATCACCTCCTTTACTTCCCCGCCCGACAGGCGTTTCAGCAGGTTCCTGATGTTCAGTTGTTCCGGTCCCACCCCTTCCATCGGGGAGATGGCCCCATGCAGCACGTGATAAAGCCCCCTGAACCCCCTGGCTTTCTCCATCGAGGCCACGTCTCTGGGGCGCTCCACCACACAGATACTATCACGCCTGCGACGTTCATCCCCGCAGATAAAACAGGGGTCCACATCGGTCAGGTTGCCGCACAGGCTACAGTGGTGAATGGCATTTCTGGCTTCCTGCATGGCCTTGGCCAGGTTGGCGGCTACTTCGGGCGGGGCATGCAGGAGATGAAAGGCCAGGCGCTGGGCTGTTTTCGGGCCGATCCCCGGAAGTTTCCCCAGTTCATCAATAAGACGGGCGACCGGCTTGGCGTAGTAGTTCATCTACTATAGGCCGGGTATTTTAAGACCGCCGGTAAGTCTGCCCATTTCCTGGGACGCCATATCCTGCG
This region of Pelotomaculum schinkii genomic DNA includes:
- a CDS encoding aminotransferase class I/II-fold pyridoxal phosphate-dependent enzyme, which produces MSERQGQAPLFEALCRHNEKNTCNLHIPGHRQGRCIPEGLMSLDNKALFSLDLTELPGLDDLHSPSGPIRLAQELAAGLYGADRSFFLVNGTSAGIHALLVATAGEKQVVVPRNAHRSVLGGLVLAGADPVYVTPELMPEFGLDCGVAPAAIRAALENNPAAAAVLAVSPNYYGVTGDLQGYAEAAHRVDKPLLVDEAHGAHLRFHPALPEDAMACGADAAVQSTHKLGGSLTQSSVLHLQGQRIEQQGVAAALRLLQTTSPSYLLMASLDLARRQLALRGKGLLDQALELAYGLRQRLSIIDGLSVLSPERLPEGSSLDPTRLVISVRRLGLSGYQVQQMLAERYRVYVEMADSAHVVAIVSIGAVRADCEGLARAMEDISFRERKTEPIPFVAPPDSFIVLMKPREAWFAKFRQVPLDEARGRISAETIAVYPPGIPAVNPGEEITVDVINYLTAVRKMALPCHGPADPTLKTISVVVE
- a CDS encoding initiation-control protein YabA — protein: MQGLFKRIKEMEAKLHSLLAEMQELKHEIREADEENSRLRNELAAFYRADLVNGAASEAEGKSGVAFSNLLELYDQAFHICNLYFGRRRSGECLFCMAFLRKEAEPSTGKKVEESNS
- a CDS encoding thiamine pyrophosphate-dependent enzyme, whose translation is MAPQPKMPRSWRAETKPHKFCPGCGHGIILKFLGEAIDELEIHDKVVFGCDIGCSLLSWDFFNLDSVQTHHGRTIPVMTGIKRARPELICIAYMGDGGGYSIGAQHMVAAAARNEKITAILANNTQYAMTGGQMAPTTLPGQKTETSPYGRDPEVTGYPLQGPEMVSAITPDGAYVARSSIGNLRQLKAALKKALENQINGNGFSFVEALSSCPTNWRTNAKDTWSFIENEMSKQFKVGEIKAPGAVQGEVG
- a CDS encoding AbrB/MazE/SpoVT family DNA-binding domain-containing protein, with translation MKSTGIVRKVDELGRVVIPIELRRTLGIDEKDPLEIYVDNEKIILKKYEPACVFCGNASDVQHYRGKMVCRECALAMIENAQAM
- a CDS encoding sigma factor G inhibitor Gin — translated: MVKGRYICNECERRIIVLDRGDPDYDYYKWGLKKIWCWPTNV
- the tmk gene encoding dTMP kinase, which encodes MKGKFLVFEGIDGSGKTTQLKLLGDKLSARGCPVLYTREPGGTRIGETVRELLLNPQHSELVPVAEALLYAAARAQHVAQVILPALQEGKIVLCDRFLDSSLAYQGFGRGLDVGQLEKLNETATAGLKPDLVLLLDFLCDTGMERITGSGRGADRIEQEDRVFHRKVRAGYLTLAGRDPDRYRVIDANRTIEQVHHDIIGVVEEILG
- a CDS encoding 2-oxoacid:acceptor oxidoreductase family protein; the encoded protein is MTGTTKLVLAGEGGQGVQSVAEIIAEAANAEGKQALYIPNFGVEQRGGVSVAFVQISDKQIGSPKFQTGDIVVALSDRAVHRTRQYVGPKTVFVYESSTQVKDEDLPANAARVLPIPAIEVAKQELNPRVFNILIMGAVVGATGVISLERIKEAVERKLGYKFEKQPELRELNFRALERGMELVRSDQNNRAVSNA
- the holB gene encoding DNA polymerase III subunit delta' is translated as MRFLREIAGHQQIVQTLMNAVSSGHVVHAYLFAGPAGVGKKTTARAFARALLCSQPAAGDACGVCRTCRQAANHNHPDLYTLQPSGASIKIEQVRGMLRRIPYRSYQGGRKVFLINQAELMTADASNCLLKTLEEPPGGTVMILVSDQPQSLLPTILSRCQMCSFKSIPLPELTGGLVALHGLDPVKAGLTAAMAGGSMGKALAYAAGTFQAEQSLAIRLAHDLDGAAPHEALVMAGQIAEQKEKVSAILEILKCWYRDLLVFKLTGETGLLYHLDHIDIMEKEAGSFETGRLLEILEEIETTRKKIEANANTRLALDILFLHLAGRAPGLTTGVEEGIV
- a CDS encoding PSP1 domain-containing protein — its product is MELIVVGIRFKKAGKIYYFDPGDLPLTMGEGVIVETARGVEYGDVVAGPLQVNEDEVVAPLKKVIRKATVEDYQQLAANKEKECRAFQVGLEKIAFHKLPMKLVGVEQTFDGNKIIFYFTAEGRIDFRELVKDLAAVFRTRIELRQIGVRDEAKLVGGLGCCGRELCCATWLSDFASVSIRMAKEQNLSLNPTKISGICGRLMCCLKYENESYEHARGEFPDPGSWVTTPDGEGKVVGINIFKKYVSVELKESKIIKEYPCEEIVCKDGQAKMCKGYKKECPRQSNEETV
- the rsmI gene encoding 16S rRNA (cytidine(1402)-2'-O)-methyltransferase, with translation MLYLCATPIGNLEDITMRALRVLREVDLIAAEDTRHTRKLLSRYDIHTGLTSYHRHNMRAKGPVLLDLLRSGKNIALVSDAGMPGVSDQGSELVGLALREGCGVTAIPGPSAAITALVVSGLPTESFIFIGFLPSSAKARREKLRELQPQQGTLIFYEAPHRLRATLADLYEVLGHRAAAAARELTKLHEEIIRGSLAELVEHFREKEPRGEFTLVVDGAGAESPAKNEPEWLHLSPADHVALIEAKGAGRKDALREVARLRGISRREVYQAVLEKET
- a CDS encoding 4Fe-4S dicluster domain-containing protein, whose amino-acid sequence is MTLQFQPKTQELTKGNFTLFPGLCKGCGLCIEKCPKKCLNWSDVLGVYGTPTIESSDACIACGICQEVCPDCAISIEKRKKPPFTH